Below is a window of Fulvitalea axinellae DNA.
CGAGCTGATTGACGCCTCGTGCCCTGTAGTGCTCAAGCTCCAAAACAGGGTAAAACACGCTTACGACAAGGCTTCCGAAGTGAACGGCCAAGTGGTCATTTACGGAAAAAAAGGCCACGCCGAAGTTGTGGGTTTGGCAGGGCAGACTTGCGGGGAAGCGATTATTGTCACTGACGAAAGCGATCTCGACTCGCTGGATTATTCCCGCCCGATAGTGCTTTTCAGCCAGACCACGAAAAGCACCAAAGGTTTTTATGCGCTGAAAGCCACGATAGAGGATCGTATCCGTTCAGAAAAAGGCGAGCTTCACGCCTTGGATTTCGACGCCAATGACAGCATTTGCCGTCAGGTGTCGAACAGGGAGCCGCAACTGACCAAATTTTCGCAGGACCACGACGTGATCCTGTTTGTCAGCGGAAAGAAAAGCTCGAACGGCAGGGCGCTCCACGGCGTTTGCAAAGCCAATAACCCAAGCAGTTACTTCATAGAGAACGAAGCCGAGCTGGAATTGGACTGGTTCCGCGATTGCGAGTCGGTGGGGATCTGCGGGGCCACTTCTACGCCTATGTGGCTTATGGAGCGGGTGGCGGAGCACGTACGCGGGCTCGAAGTGCCGGCCTGATACGTACCGGCATGCCGAAAGGTTGCGTGCGGAGGTGGCAAAACCCGCCGGGCAACTATGAATCACGGCTAATTTTCTTAATTTTGCGACGATTTAGACTTACGAATCATCTGATCAATTAATATCATGTCAAAAACCATAAAGCTCAAGCGAGGGTTTGATATTAATCTCGCAGGAAAAGCGGACAAAAAAATCGCTTCCTGCCCTC
It encodes the following:
- a CDS encoding 4-hydroxy-3-methylbut-2-enyl diphosphate reductase codes for the protein MIVEIDKNSGYCFGVEFAIKMAEDEMESGDGLYCLGDIVHNDMEVSRLHAKGLRIIDREALRNLRDCKVLIRAHGEPPETYKMALDNNIELIDASCPVVLKLQNRVKHAYDKASEVNGQVVIYGKKGHAEVVGLAGQTCGEAIIVTDESDLDSLDYSRPIVLFSQTTKSTKGFYALKATIEDRIRSEKGELHALDFDANDSICRQVSNREPQLTKFSQDHDVILFVSGKKSSNGRALHGVCKANNPSSYFIENEAELELDWFRDCESVGICGATSTPMWLMERVAEHVRGLEVPA